The nucleotide sequence CATAATAAACAATTGTTATGggaactttttaaatataaaacgtTTTAAAACAGAAGATTCAATTTTAACACTTTATTATCTCTGTGGGTAAATAttagaagtggaactgctgagccaaaatgtcaaatatttttatttttaaacaattcacaAAGTTGCCCTTCAGAAAATTTTTACCAATACACTCAACAAGAGCAGGGAAGAGTGCCATGTGTCCGCAGTCTCTCAATAAATCTGATACACATTTTCATGTAATCAAATCTATCAACATTTTCCTTCATTGTTCGTCTCTTtgttatcatatttttaaaggcCTTCCTTCACGTGGAAACCGAGGCTACTTATTCAGAGCTTGTTATAACAAGGGAGACAGCCACCATCACTTGTGTTTTGGCAGAGACTTAAAGGCAGGCAGGGGAATGGGAAAGCTTTAGAGTGAAAAAAGGGGAGACTTCAGGTATTCTCTGAATGGAGGTTGTTagcctggggaagctggaggcaggcTAAGTAGAAGCAGGGCATTTTATGTGATTGGTTTGGGGAGCTTGCTCTAGTTGGCGGTGGGGCAAAAATTGGGAGGCTGGCAGTCTCTGATCAAGTCCTGAAGATTGCTGCAGAGGCTGTGGTCTGGCTTCCTGGGCTGCTCGCTGCAGAGGTCGTGGGTTACAGTTCTATTGTCATATATGGGTTGGTCATTGTCcgttgtatattcagtctctccctttaaaaaaatcgttcttttattctgtttcaaataaaatttcatttttagatataaatgtttaattcattAGAAAATTTATGTTTGTGCATGTCTGAAGCAAGGGACAATTTCATTTTGAGGGGAACAGTTTTCCTAATCCTTTCTAAAGTGCGACATTCTACTCTTTGTACAGTATTAAAGTTCACATTCATACGATTTCATTGGGTGGGTCTACGTTCTGTCAGTGGCATTTATGAGCAACATCGTCAAGACTCCTCCCCCGGACCGCCcaacctattaaaaaaaaaaagcctctgtattttttactaaaattctttctttgaccAGCTTctcaagaagaggaaaaggacaaaagGGCCCCGAGAAGTGAGGGGGACCTGCCCTGAAGAAGCAGGGGGTGGAAGGCCGACGCCGCTAGTGGGCGGGGCGTGGGGGCGAGCTGGGGTGACGCGAAGTTCACGTGACCGCCTGGGCGCAGATGTGGGCACCAGTCCGGGTGTCCGCCCTGCCTCCCCGCGGTCCGACCCGGAGCTGTCTGCGAGCTCTTAATTGTTGCTCCAGGTTCTTTCAGGTCAGTGTAAGGACCTTCGTCGCTGCCTGGGGACCACCAGAATGGGGAGGAGGACCGAGCATGGGAGGGAAAAAGGTTGGGGATGGGGTCCGGGTCGAAGGAAGCTGGCCCGAGTGCAGATAGAGATGGCGGTGGGAAAATGGCTAAGGGGGGCAAGCGGCCAATGGGCGGAGGGTGGGGAAGGCGGACACCCCAAGTCCCCGTGCCCCTTTTTTCCGCACCTCCTCCTCTCTGACTTCCGTCCATTTTAGAGCCGGGGATGGTGAGCTGGGGGCGCCCCAGCAGTGAGACAGTGGAAATAAACCCCCTTTTACCACAACGTATGTAGAGAAAAAAGTTGACCTCGAGGGTGGGGAGGCGAGTTGCCTCCCGGAGAGAAGGACGCAGAGATCCAAAATTAGTTTGGAAAACATCCTGGTGTGGCGCTCGAGGCGTGAAAATAAATGGCGGCTGGGGTGCGGGGGGTGGAGGAGGTTGGGGAGGGAACCCTTGGGTGTGGAGGGCCGGGATTCAGGAAAGGTACCCGAGTCCCTGTGCATCCACCGAACGCCCAGCCCCTGTCTGCTGTCTGTCTGCAGGTCTGCGTGTCTGCTGTTGTCAGCACTCTGCTAGactagaaaaggaggagaaaccTGTCCAGAATTCCCGCAGGTCAGTGAAGGAGGGCTGTTGCTGGACAGGGACTCAGAGCAGTGGGGAGTGTGGAGGGCATGGGCTGGGCAGAATTTGGGGCCCCACTGCCTACCTCCCAACACATTTACACACCCACTATGCCACGCTGAGCAAACATGGAGAAAATGGTAGGGCCTGCCAGGAAAACGGTTGGGAGGAGTGATGGGGTAAAAAGGTGGGCAGAAGGCGCAATTAGGGGTCGGACCAGGTCAGGGGAACCCTGACAAGGGGCGAAATGCAAGTACTATCCGGACCTGCGTTCCACTTCCAAGCCCTCAGTCTCCCTTGTCTCCTCTTTGTCTCCTCTTTCCCCTAACCCCAGGACAGGGTAAGGAGGGGAAATCTCAACATGGAAAAACTCtgcaatgaaaaggaagaaatgcctGAGAACcaaggaaagatggaaaacaaagaacAGCCACTCGATATGGGAAAGCCGGAAGTAGCTTGTAGTCTGGAAGACAAGGAGAAGTTAGAAAACGAGGGAAAGACAGATCACGAGGGAAAGACAGAAGATGAGGAAGTACTAAATGATAAGGAGAAGCCAGAGAGTGAGGCAAAgccagaagaaggagaaaaagcagagagccATGGAAAGCCAGAAAACCAGGGAAAGCCAGTGAGCCAGGGAAAgccaaaagaagaaggaaaaccagAGACCCAGGGAAATCCAGAGAGCCAGGGAaagccaaaagaagaagaaaagccagCCAGCGAACCAAAGGCTGCAGGAAAGCGCCCAGCTGGGGATGATGTACCCAGGAAAGCCAAGAGAAAAACCAACaaggggctggctcagtgccTCAAGGAATATAAGGAGGCCATACACGATATGCATTTGAGCAATGAGGAGATGATAAGAGAATTTGATGAGATGGCTAGGGTGGAGGATGAGGTGAAGAAAACCAGACAGAAATTGGGGGGGTTTATGTGGATGCAAAAAAGCTTACAGGACCCCTTCCACCCGAGGGGCCCAAGGGAACTCAGGGGTGGTTGCAGGGCGCCACAAAGGGGCTTTGAAGACATTCCTTTTGTGTAGTGCCCTGGCCtccatgggccaggccctgtgctttaACCTTAGGCTAATACTTTACTTTAGGTGTCATTCTTGTTATCCAACCGCAGCCCTCTGTGTTTCAGTAGCAGATATTCATCCGTTGCatggaaaaatgtttatagtgcattataaaattaaaaagaaaacagtttgcAGCACCATATATACAGCATCAGTTCATTTTTCTAAATCTGCAAAGATATTTACCTAGTGATCTATGTACAGAAAAAAACTCTAAAAGCTGTGTCCACTAAAAGATGAACAGTGGTTATctgtgggtgattttttttcctgttccttttttGTTCGACATATGTTTTCTCCTAAAAACACAGATTACTTTTGtcataaaaacaatgaaagacaaaaaataggaAAACCATATATACCAAGCAATCAAAATAACTGTTCAGTGAGTTTATGAAGGCAGTGGAGACACAAAGTTCTTGGTGTCAGGATGTAAAATGATGCATAAAACTCACATTATCTCTGGGGCTCGAAGCTGGAAGTATGAACCTGGCAGTTATTACAGATCCATTTCTCTAAGGAACAGTCttgtcatctgtgaaatggggataaaacTTGCCTTGCAAGGCTGTGGAGAAGATCAGATGAGGTCCTGAGTGTGTGAACTGTGTTGGGCTggctcctgccctctcccctgcaCTTGCAGGACCAGAACTCCATCAGATGTTTGGGGGAGAGCTGAGGGAGCTCTCACCTGTGTCCAGGAAGAAAGGTGGGTGTCACTCTCCCCTGGGTAATACCATGACTGATGGGCACTGTGCCTCTTGTCATGGGCTCTGCACCCTCCTGAGGGCGCCACTGCTGCCGGTGGGCTGGAGACCACGATGGACTAAGGCAACACTGTCTCATCAGAAGGGTCAAGAATTCTTCTCTACCCAAATCAGAGTTACTCTAAGTCAGGTGGGTAGTACACAATTGTCACTTAGGCCTtgatatttcataaaatttttatgaaacatCCCTTTCTAAGTTTTCGGttggtttgtgtgtgtttttgcctACAGCCGTCTCCTCTGGATTTAGATACTGGAGATTGAGCCAGGAGAAAAATCTGAGTGACCAGATGCTATGCTATTCTCACCTGTTAATCTCTTGTCTGCTGAGACCTTTTTCTTAGAAGGAGTTGTCTCCCAGGAAACTCCTGTTAAGCCCTGCCTTGCCATCTCAACAGACCCATCTacctatgtgattttttttcctggctttttaTTAGCCTTTTATTTGCttatactgtttttttaaaataaacttttattttaggaCAGTTGTAGATTCACGGAATTATTGCATAGATAGAACAGAGTTTCTGTATACCCCAAACCCAGtattccctattattaacatcttacattagtgtggTGCATTTGTCACAGTGAagcaatattgatacattattatttaccaaATCACTTACTTtgttcagatttcctcagtttttccttaatgtcctttttctcttccaggaactCACCCAGGTTACCACCTTACATTTAGTCGTCATGTCTCcctaggctcctcttggctgtgacgtTTTCTGACCTTCCCTGTTTTTGACGCCCTTGACACTTTTGAGAAGTACTGGTCAGATATTGTGTATAATGTCTCACAGTTTCGATCTGTTGAGTGTTTTTGGGAAGAGGACCACAGAGGTAAATTTTATCTTTAGTCTTacagactccactcatttccaaagttacctaTGTCAGCACCTTATTGT is from Equus asinus isolate D_3611 breed Donkey chromosome X, EquAss-T2T_v2, whole genome shotgun sequence and encodes:
- the TCEAL4 gene encoding transcription elongation factor A protein-like 4, which gives rise to MEKLCNEKEEMPENQGKMENKEQPLDMGKPEVACSLEDKEKLENEGKTDHEGKTEDEEVLNDKEKPESEAKPEEGEKAESHGKPENQGKPVSQGKPKEEGKPETQGNPESQGKPKEEEKPASEPKAAGKRPAGDDVPRKAKRKTNKGLAQCLKEYKEAIHDMHLSNEEMIREFDEMARVEDEVKKTRQKLGGFMWMQKSLQDPFHPRGPRELRGGCRAPQRGFEDIPFV